Proteins found in one Panthera tigris isolate Pti1 chromosome B3, P.tigris_Pti1_mat1.1, whole genome shotgun sequence genomic segment:
- the SALL2 gene encoding sal-like protein 2 isoform X4 produces MAHETGRSSRLGGPCGEPAELGGDASEEDHPQVCAKCCAQFTDPTEFLAHQNACSTDPPVMVIIGGQENPNNSSTSSEPRAEGQTSPRVMEAEHNNPPDSGSSVPTDPTWGPERRVEEPAGHFLVAATGAETPKQAFFHLYHPLGSQHPFSAGGVGRSHKPAPAPSPALPGSTDQLIASPHLAFPGTTGLLAAQCLGAARGLEAAASPGLLKPKNGSGELGYGEVMGPLEKPGGRHKCRFCAKVFGSDSALQIHLRSHTGERPYKCNVCGNRFTTRGNLKVHFHRHREKYPHVQMNPHPVPEHLDYVITSSGLPYGMSVPPEKAEEEVAVPGGGVERKPLVASTTALSATESLTLLSTGAGTATAPALPAFNKFVLMKAVEPKSKADENTPPGSEGSAIAGVAESGTATRMQLSKLVTSLPSWALLTNHFKSTGSFPFPYVLEPLGASPSETSKLQQLVEKIDRQGAVAVASTASGAPTTSAPATSTAASSGPNQCVICLRVLSCPRALRLHYGQHGGERPFKCKVCGRAFSTRGNLRAHFVGHKASPAARAQNSCPICQKKFTNAVTLQQHVRMHLGGQIPNGGTTLSEGGGAAQENGSEQSTVSGVGTFPQQPSQQPSPEEELSEEEEEDEEEEEDVTDEDSLAGRGSESGGEKAISVRGDSEEASGAEEEVGTAAAVATSGKEMDSSEKVIQQPSLPPPPPPPDSLDQTRPMEQGGSDAAGGMEEGGKPERSSSPPSAHTREGEGGGGTSAEELSTQEAMRKEPGESSSRKACEVCGQTFPAQAALEEHQKTHPKEGPLFTCVFCRQSFLERAVLKKHMLLAHHQNQYTAFLSRDLPTKPRSSGSTSTTSLGLAPPVLFGPGTMAGNVPPAMASREAKEKRAPLFLFRSPASKAVPEKPIREEK; encoded by the exons ATGGCGCACGAAACCGGGAGGAGCTCTCGTCTCGGGGGGCCCTGCGGGGAGCCGGCGGAGCTTGGAG GTGATGCTAGCGAGGAGGACCACCCCCAAGTCTGTGCCAAGTGCTGCGCACAATTCACTGACCCAACTGAATTCCTCGCCCACCAGAATGCGTGTTCTACTGACCCCCCTGTAATGGTGATAATTGGGGGCCAGGAGAACCCCAACAACTCTTCGACCTCTTCTGAACCCCGGGCTGAGGGCCAAACTAGCCCCCGGGTCATGGAGGCAGAGCACAACAACCCTCCGGATTCTGGGTCCTCTGTGCCCACAGATCCCACCTGGGGCCCTGAGCGGAGAGTAGAGGAGCCTGCCGGGCACTTCCTGGTCGCTGCCA cgggggCAGAAACGCCCAAGCAGGCTTTCTTCCATCTTTACCATCCACTGGGGTCACAGCACCCTTTTTCTGCCGGAGGGGTTGGGCGCAGCCACaaacccgcccccgccccctccccagccctgccaggcAGCACAGATCAGCTGATTGCCTCGCCTCACCTGGCGTTCCCAGGCACCACGGGACTCTTGGCAGCACAGTGTCTTGGGGCAGCTCGAGGCCTCGAGGCTGCTGCCTCCCCAGGGCTCCTGAAGCCAAAGAATGGAAGTGGTGAGCTGGGCTACGGGGAAGTGATGGGTCCCTTGGAGAAGCCTGGCGGACGGCACAAGTGCCGCTTCTGTGCCAAAGTATTTGGCAGTGACAGTGCCCTGCAGATCCACCTGCGCTCCCACACGGGTGAGAGGCCCTATAAGTGTAACGTCTGTGGCAACCGCTTCACCACCCGCGGCAACCTCAAAGTGCATTTTCACCGGCATCGCGAGAAGTACCCGCACGTGCAGATGAACCCTCACCCGGTGCCCGAGCACCTAGACTATGTCATCACCAGCAGCGGCCTGCCGTATGGTATGTCCGTGCCGCCGGAGAAGGCCGAGGAAGAGGTGGCGGTGCCAGGCGGGGGCGTGGAACGCAAGCCCCTGGTGGCCTCCACTACAGCACTTAGTGCCACCGAGAGCCTGACGCTGCTCTCCACCGGTGCGGGCACAGCCACGGCTCCCGCGCTCCCTGCTTTCAATAAGTTTGTGCTCATGAAGGCAGTAGAGCCAAAGAGTAAAGCCGATGAAAATACCCCTCCGGGGAGCGAGGGCTCAGCCATCGCCGGCGTGGCAGAAAGCGGCACGGCGACCCGAATGCAGCTGAGTAAGCTGGTGACTTCGCTACCCAGCTGGGCGCTGCTCACCAACCACTTTAAGTCCACAGGTagcttccccttcccctatgtgcTAGAGCCCTTGGGGGCCTCCCCCTCTGAGACCTCAAAGCTGCAGCAACTGGTAGAAAAGATTGATCGGCAGGGAGCCGTGGCAGTGGCGTCTACTGCCTCGGGCGCCCCCACCACCTCCGCGCCCGCGACCTCAACCGCTGCGTCATCTGGGCCTAACCAGTGTGTCATCTGCCTCCGGGTGCTGAGCTGTCCTCGGGCCCTGCGCCTGCATTACGGCCAACACGGAGGTGAGCGGCCCTTCAAATGCAAAGTGTGTGGCAGAGCTTTCTCCACGCGGGGCAATCTGCGTGCACATTTCGTGGGCCACAAGGCCAGTCCGGCAGCCCGGGCCCAGAACTCCTGCCCCATCTGCCAGAAGAAGTTCACTAACGCCGTGACTCTGCAGCAGCATGTTCGGATGCACCTGGGGGGCCAGATCCCCAACGGTGGCACCACACTCTCGGAAGGCGGGGGAGCTGCCCAGGAGAATGGCTCCGAGCAGTCCACAGTCTCCGGGGTGGGGACCTTCCCCCAGCAGCCGTCCCAGCAGCCATCCCCAGAAGAGGAGCTgtctgaagaggaggaagaggacgaggaagaggaagaagacgtGACTGATGAAGATTCCCTGGcagggaggggctcagagagCGGAGGTGAGAAGGCGATATCAGTGCGAGGTGATTCGGAAGAGGCAtctggggcagaggaggaagtgGGGACAGCGGCGGCGGTGGCCACGTCTGGGAAGGAGATGGATAGCAGTGAGAAGGTGATTCAGCAGCCTTCCCTGCCgcccccgccaccaccacccgACAGCCTGGATCAAACACGGCCCATGGAGCAGGGAGGCAGCGATGCCGCAGGAGGCATGGAAGAGGGGGGCAAACCAGAGAGGAGCTCGAGCCCACCGTCAGCACACACCCGGGAAGGGGAAGGCGGCGGCGGCACCTCGGCGGAGGAGCTGAGTACGCAGGAGGCGATGAGAAAGGAGCCGGGAGAGAGCAGCAGCAGAAAGGCCTGTGAGGTGTGTGGGCAGACCTTTCCCGCCCAGGCAGCCCTGGAGGAGCATCAGAAGACCCACCCCAAGGAGGGGCCGCTCTTCACTTGTGTGTTCTGCAGGCAGAGCTTTCTCGAGCGGGCTGTCCTCAAGAAGCATATGCTGCTGGCTCACCACCA GAACCAGTACACAGCTTTCCTGTCAAGGGACCTGCCCACCAAGCCCCGGAGTTCCGGCTCCACCTCCACTACCAGTTTAGGTCTGGCACCACCAGTGCTGTTTGGCCCAGGAACTATGGCTGGGAACGTGCCTCCAGCAATGGCATCCAGAGAGGCCAAGGAGAAGAGAGCCCCCCTCTTCCTATTTCGGTCTCCTGCATCCAAGGCAGTGCCTGAGAAGCCCATCAGAGAAGAAAAGTAG
- the SALL2 gene encoding sal-like protein 2 isoform X3 — translation MSRRKQRKPQQLISDCEGPSASENGDASEEDHPQVCAKCCAQFTDPTEFLAHQNACSTDPPVMVIIGGQENPNNSSTSSEPRAEGQTSPRVMEAEHNNPPDSGSSVPTDPTWGPERRVEEPAGHFLVAATGAETPKQAFFHLYHPLGSQHPFSAGGVGRSHKPAPAPSPALPGSTDQLIASPHLAFPGTTGLLAAQCLGAARGLEAAASPGLLKPKNGSGELGYGEVMGPLEKPGGRHKCRFCAKVFGSDSALQIHLRSHTGERPYKCNVCGNRFTTRGNLKVHFHRHREKYPHVQMNPHPVPEHLDYVITSSGLPYGMSVPPEKAEEEVAVPGGGVERKPLVASTTALSATESLTLLSTGAGTATAPALPAFNKFVLMKAVEPKSKADENTPPGSEGSAIAGVAESGTATRMQLSKLVTSLPSWALLTNHFKSTGSFPFPYVLEPLGASPSETSKLQQLVEKIDRQGAVAVASTASGAPTTSAPATSTAASSGPNQCVICLRVLSCPRALRLHYGQHGGERPFKCKVCGRAFSTRGNLRAHFVGHKASPAARAQNSCPICQKKFTNAVTLQQHVRMHLGGQIPNGGTTLSEGGGAAQENGSEQSTVSGVGTFPQQPSQQPSPEEELSEEEEEDEEEEEDVTDEDSLAGRGSESGGEKAISVRGDSEEASGAEEEVGTAAAVATSGKEMDSSEKVIQQPSLPPPPPPPDSLDQTRPMEQGGSDAAGGMEEGGKPERSSSPPSAHTREGEGGGGTSAEELSTQEAMRKEPGESSSRKACEVCGQTFPAQAALEEHQKTHPKEGPLFTCVFCRQSFLERAVLKKHMLLAHHQNQYTAFLSRDLPTKPRSSGSTSTTSLGLAPPVLFGPGTMAGNVPPAMASREAKEKRAPLFLFRSPASKAVPEKPIREEK, via the exons ATGTCTCGGCGAAAGCAGCGGAAACCCCAACAGTTAATCTCGGACTGCGAAGGTCCCAGCGCGTCTGAGAACG GTGATGCTAGCGAGGAGGACCACCCCCAAGTCTGTGCCAAGTGCTGCGCACAATTCACTGACCCAACTGAATTCCTCGCCCACCAGAATGCGTGTTCTACTGACCCCCCTGTAATGGTGATAATTGGGGGCCAGGAGAACCCCAACAACTCTTCGACCTCTTCTGAACCCCGGGCTGAGGGCCAAACTAGCCCCCGGGTCATGGAGGCAGAGCACAACAACCCTCCGGATTCTGGGTCCTCTGTGCCCACAGATCCCACCTGGGGCCCTGAGCGGAGAGTAGAGGAGCCTGCCGGGCACTTCCTGGTCGCTGCCA cgggggCAGAAACGCCCAAGCAGGCTTTCTTCCATCTTTACCATCCACTGGGGTCACAGCACCCTTTTTCTGCCGGAGGGGTTGGGCGCAGCCACaaacccgcccccgccccctccccagccctgccaggcAGCACAGATCAGCTGATTGCCTCGCCTCACCTGGCGTTCCCAGGCACCACGGGACTCTTGGCAGCACAGTGTCTTGGGGCAGCTCGAGGCCTCGAGGCTGCTGCCTCCCCAGGGCTCCTGAAGCCAAAGAATGGAAGTGGTGAGCTGGGCTACGGGGAAGTGATGGGTCCCTTGGAGAAGCCTGGCGGACGGCACAAGTGCCGCTTCTGTGCCAAAGTATTTGGCAGTGACAGTGCCCTGCAGATCCACCTGCGCTCCCACACGGGTGAGAGGCCCTATAAGTGTAACGTCTGTGGCAACCGCTTCACCACCCGCGGCAACCTCAAAGTGCATTTTCACCGGCATCGCGAGAAGTACCCGCACGTGCAGATGAACCCTCACCCGGTGCCCGAGCACCTAGACTATGTCATCACCAGCAGCGGCCTGCCGTATGGTATGTCCGTGCCGCCGGAGAAGGCCGAGGAAGAGGTGGCGGTGCCAGGCGGGGGCGTGGAACGCAAGCCCCTGGTGGCCTCCACTACAGCACTTAGTGCCACCGAGAGCCTGACGCTGCTCTCCACCGGTGCGGGCACAGCCACGGCTCCCGCGCTCCCTGCTTTCAATAAGTTTGTGCTCATGAAGGCAGTAGAGCCAAAGAGTAAAGCCGATGAAAATACCCCTCCGGGGAGCGAGGGCTCAGCCATCGCCGGCGTGGCAGAAAGCGGCACGGCGACCCGAATGCAGCTGAGTAAGCTGGTGACTTCGCTACCCAGCTGGGCGCTGCTCACCAACCACTTTAAGTCCACAGGTagcttccccttcccctatgtgcTAGAGCCCTTGGGGGCCTCCCCCTCTGAGACCTCAAAGCTGCAGCAACTGGTAGAAAAGATTGATCGGCAGGGAGCCGTGGCAGTGGCGTCTACTGCCTCGGGCGCCCCCACCACCTCCGCGCCCGCGACCTCAACCGCTGCGTCATCTGGGCCTAACCAGTGTGTCATCTGCCTCCGGGTGCTGAGCTGTCCTCGGGCCCTGCGCCTGCATTACGGCCAACACGGAGGTGAGCGGCCCTTCAAATGCAAAGTGTGTGGCAGAGCTTTCTCCACGCGGGGCAATCTGCGTGCACATTTCGTGGGCCACAAGGCCAGTCCGGCAGCCCGGGCCCAGAACTCCTGCCCCATCTGCCAGAAGAAGTTCACTAACGCCGTGACTCTGCAGCAGCATGTTCGGATGCACCTGGGGGGCCAGATCCCCAACGGTGGCACCACACTCTCGGAAGGCGGGGGAGCTGCCCAGGAGAATGGCTCCGAGCAGTCCACAGTCTCCGGGGTGGGGACCTTCCCCCAGCAGCCGTCCCAGCAGCCATCCCCAGAAGAGGAGCTgtctgaagaggaggaagaggacgaggaagaggaagaagacgtGACTGATGAAGATTCCCTGGcagggaggggctcagagagCGGAGGTGAGAAGGCGATATCAGTGCGAGGTGATTCGGAAGAGGCAtctggggcagaggaggaagtgGGGACAGCGGCGGCGGTGGCCACGTCTGGGAAGGAGATGGATAGCAGTGAGAAGGTGATTCAGCAGCCTTCCCTGCCgcccccgccaccaccacccgACAGCCTGGATCAAACACGGCCCATGGAGCAGGGAGGCAGCGATGCCGCAGGAGGCATGGAAGAGGGGGGCAAACCAGAGAGGAGCTCGAGCCCACCGTCAGCACACACCCGGGAAGGGGAAGGCGGCGGCGGCACCTCGGCGGAGGAGCTGAGTACGCAGGAGGCGATGAGAAAGGAGCCGGGAGAGAGCAGCAGCAGAAAGGCCTGTGAGGTGTGTGGGCAGACCTTTCCCGCCCAGGCAGCCCTGGAGGAGCATCAGAAGACCCACCCCAAGGAGGGGCCGCTCTTCACTTGTGTGTTCTGCAGGCAGAGCTTTCTCGAGCGGGCTGTCCTCAAGAAGCATATGCTGCTGGCTCACCACCA GAACCAGTACACAGCTTTCCTGTCAAGGGACCTGCCCACCAAGCCCCGGAGTTCCGGCTCCACCTCCACTACCAGTTTAGGTCTGGCACCACCAGTGCTGTTTGGCCCAGGAACTATGGCTGGGAACGTGCCTCCAGCAATGGCATCCAGAGAGGCCAAGGAGAAGAGAGCCCCCCTCTTCCTATTTCGGTCTCCTGCATCCAAGGCAGTGCCTGAGAAGCCCATCAGAGAAGAAAAGTAG
- the SALL2 gene encoding sal-like protein 2 isoform X2 translates to MAHETGRSSRLGGPCGEPAELGGDASEEDHPQVCAKCCAQFTDPTEFLAHQNACSTDPPVMVIIGGQENPNNSSTSSEPRAEGQTSPRVMEAEHNNPPDSGSSVPTDPTWGPERRVEEPAGHFLVAATGTAAGGGGGLILASPKLGATPLPPESTPAPPPPPPPPPPPGAGSGHLNIPLILEELRVLQQRQIHQMQMTEQICRQVLLLGSLGQTVGTPASPSELPGAGTASSTKPLLPLFSPIKPVQTTKTLAPSSSSSSSSSSGAETPKQAFFHLYHPLGSQHPFSAGGVGRSHKPAPAPSPALPGSTDQLIASPHLAFPGTTGLLAAQCLGAARGLEAAASPGLLKPKNGSGELGYGEVMGPLEKPGGRHKCRFCAKVFGSDSALQIHLRSHTGERPYKCNVCGNRFTTRGNLKVHFHRHREKYPHVQMNPHPVPEHLDYVITSSGLPYGMSVPPEKAEEEVAVPGGGVERKPLVASTTALSATESLTLLSTGAGTATAPALPAFNKFVLMKAVEPKSKADENTPPGSEGSAIAGVAESGTATRMQLSKLVTSLPSWALLTNHFKSTGSFPFPYVLEPLGASPSETSKLQQLVEKIDRQGAVAVASTASGAPTTSAPATSTAASSGPNQCVICLRVLSCPRALRLHYGQHGGERPFKCKVCGRAFSTRGNLRAHFVGHKASPAARAQNSCPICQKKFTNAVTLQQHVRMHLGGQIPNGGTTLSEGGGAAQENGSEQSTVSGVGTFPQQPSQQPSPEEELSEEEEEDEEEEEDVTDEDSLAGRGSESGGEKAISVRGDSEEASGAEEEVGTAAAVATSGKEMDSSEKVIQQPSLPPPPPPPDSLDQTRPMEQGGSDAAGGMEEGGKPERSSSPPSAHTREGEGGGGTSAEELSTQEAMRKEPGESSSRKACEVCGQTFPAQAALEEHQKTHPKEGPLFTCVFCRQSFLERAVLKKHMLLAHHQVQPFAPHGPQNIAALSLVPGCSPSITSPGLSPFPRKDDPTIP, encoded by the exons ATGGCGCACGAAACCGGGAGGAGCTCTCGTCTCGGGGGGCCCTGCGGGGAGCCGGCGGAGCTTGGAG GTGATGCTAGCGAGGAGGACCACCCCCAAGTCTGTGCCAAGTGCTGCGCACAATTCACTGACCCAACTGAATTCCTCGCCCACCAGAATGCGTGTTCTACTGACCCCCCTGTAATGGTGATAATTGGGGGCCAGGAGAACCCCAACAACTCTTCGACCTCTTCTGAACCCCGGGCTGAGGGCCAAACTAGCCCCCGGGTCATGGAGGCAGAGCACAACAACCCTCCGGATTCTGGGTCCTCTGTGCCCACAGATCCCACCTGGGGCCCTGAGCGGAGAGTAGAGGAGCCTGCCGGGCACTTCCTGGTCGCTGCCACAGGTACGGCagcggggggaggcgggggcctGATCTTGGCTAGTCCCAAGCTGGGAGCGACCCCATTACCTCCAGAGTccacccccgcacccccccctcctcctcctccacctccgcCCCCAGGTGCAGGCAGCGGCCACTTGAACATCCCTCTGATCTTGGAAGAGCTGCGGGTGCTGCAGCAGCGGCAGATCCATCAGATGCAGATGACTGAGCAAATCTGCCGCCAGGTGCTGCTGCTTGGCTCCTTAGGCCAGACAGTGGGCACCCCTGCCAGTCCCTCCGAGTTACCTGGGGCAGGGACTGCCTCCTCCACCAAGCCCCTGCTTCCCCTCTTCAGCCCCATCAAGCCTGTCCAGACCACCAAGACCCTggcaccttcctcctcctcttcctcctcctcctcctcgggggCAGAAACGCCCAAGCAGGCTTTCTTCCATCTTTACCATCCACTGGGGTCACAGCACCCTTTTTCTGCCGGAGGGGTTGGGCGCAGCCACaaacccgcccccgccccctccccagccctgccaggcAGCACAGATCAGCTGATTGCCTCGCCTCACCTGGCGTTCCCAGGCACCACGGGACTCTTGGCAGCACAGTGTCTTGGGGCAGCTCGAGGCCTCGAGGCTGCTGCCTCCCCAGGGCTCCTGAAGCCAAAGAATGGAAGTGGTGAGCTGGGCTACGGGGAAGTGATGGGTCCCTTGGAGAAGCCTGGCGGACGGCACAAGTGCCGCTTCTGTGCCAAAGTATTTGGCAGTGACAGTGCCCTGCAGATCCACCTGCGCTCCCACACGGGTGAGAGGCCCTATAAGTGTAACGTCTGTGGCAACCGCTTCACCACCCGCGGCAACCTCAAAGTGCATTTTCACCGGCATCGCGAGAAGTACCCGCACGTGCAGATGAACCCTCACCCGGTGCCCGAGCACCTAGACTATGTCATCACCAGCAGCGGCCTGCCGTATGGTATGTCCGTGCCGCCGGAGAAGGCCGAGGAAGAGGTGGCGGTGCCAGGCGGGGGCGTGGAACGCAAGCCCCTGGTGGCCTCCACTACAGCACTTAGTGCCACCGAGAGCCTGACGCTGCTCTCCACCGGTGCGGGCACAGCCACGGCTCCCGCGCTCCCTGCTTTCAATAAGTTTGTGCTCATGAAGGCAGTAGAGCCAAAGAGTAAAGCCGATGAAAATACCCCTCCGGGGAGCGAGGGCTCAGCCATCGCCGGCGTGGCAGAAAGCGGCACGGCGACCCGAATGCAGCTGAGTAAGCTGGTGACTTCGCTACCCAGCTGGGCGCTGCTCACCAACCACTTTAAGTCCACAGGTagcttccccttcccctatgtgcTAGAGCCCTTGGGGGCCTCCCCCTCTGAGACCTCAAAGCTGCAGCAACTGGTAGAAAAGATTGATCGGCAGGGAGCCGTGGCAGTGGCGTCTACTGCCTCGGGCGCCCCCACCACCTCCGCGCCCGCGACCTCAACCGCTGCGTCATCTGGGCCTAACCAGTGTGTCATCTGCCTCCGGGTGCTGAGCTGTCCTCGGGCCCTGCGCCTGCATTACGGCCAACACGGAGGTGAGCGGCCCTTCAAATGCAAAGTGTGTGGCAGAGCTTTCTCCACGCGGGGCAATCTGCGTGCACATTTCGTGGGCCACAAGGCCAGTCCGGCAGCCCGGGCCCAGAACTCCTGCCCCATCTGCCAGAAGAAGTTCACTAACGCCGTGACTCTGCAGCAGCATGTTCGGATGCACCTGGGGGGCCAGATCCCCAACGGTGGCACCACACTCTCGGAAGGCGGGGGAGCTGCCCAGGAGAATGGCTCCGAGCAGTCCACAGTCTCCGGGGTGGGGACCTTCCCCCAGCAGCCGTCCCAGCAGCCATCCCCAGAAGAGGAGCTgtctgaagaggaggaagaggacgaggaagaggaagaagacgtGACTGATGAAGATTCCCTGGcagggaggggctcagagagCGGAGGTGAGAAGGCGATATCAGTGCGAGGTGATTCGGAAGAGGCAtctggggcagaggaggaagtgGGGACAGCGGCGGCGGTGGCCACGTCTGGGAAGGAGATGGATAGCAGTGAGAAGGTGATTCAGCAGCCTTCCCTGCCgcccccgccaccaccacccgACAGCCTGGATCAAACACGGCCCATGGAGCAGGGAGGCAGCGATGCCGCAGGAGGCATGGAAGAGGGGGGCAAACCAGAGAGGAGCTCGAGCCCACCGTCAGCACACACCCGGGAAGGGGAAGGCGGCGGCGGCACCTCGGCGGAGGAGCTGAGTACGCAGGAGGCGATGAGAAAGGAGCCGGGAGAGAGCAGCAGCAGAAAGGCCTGTGAGGTGTGTGGGCAGACCTTTCCCGCCCAGGCAGCCCTGGAGGAGCATCAGAAGACCCACCCCAAGGAGGGGCCGCTCTTCACTTGTGTGTTCTGCAGGCAGAGCTTTCTCGAGCGGGCTGTCCTCAAGAAGCATATGCTGCTGGCTCACCACCAGGTACAACCCTTTGCTCCCCACGGCCCTCAGAATATTGCTGCTCTTTCCTTGGTCCCAGGCTGCTCACCGTCCATCACATCCCCGGGGCTCTCCCCCTTTCCCCGAAAAGATGACCCCACCATCCCATGA